Within the Syngnathus typhle isolate RoL2023-S1 ecotype Sweden unplaced genomic scaffold, RoL_Styp_1.0 HiC_scaffold_95, whole genome shotgun sequence genome, the region TGGCCAATCAGGAGATCTTTGGCATCCAGTTCTGACTCCAGCTCCTCAATCAGCGCGTCTCGCTCCGTCAGCTCCTCAATCTTCCGCTGCAACGCCACCTGCAGGTCACGCAGCATGCCGCCGCCTctctttgttgccgccatcagcCGAGTGCTCGTGCCCTACAAGAAAGAGActctttgttgccgccatcagcCTAGTGCCCGTGCCCTACAAGGAAGAGACTCGTGTGCAGTCAGACGCGCGCGGACGTGGTTGCACAGGTCAATCCACGGTTTCCATACAAAGGAGCTGATGAGGAGAGCTTAAGTGTGGCTCGGAATAAAAGAACTTAGTGTAggcgcaaaaataataataatgcattcaaTTCATATAGTGTTTTTCAAGGATCCAAAGACGCTTCAATGCtctgtctgtttgttttcattcagcCTGACCAATTCCGGCTTAAAAACAGCCCAGTTTGGTTCTAAATTGGACCAACCCAAGTACAGTGAAACCTTGGCTTACGAACATCTATGTATActtggcaactttttggggtctTGAGATGGTTTTCCCCCTCTGAGTCATTGTCTCCTTTTGTCCTCCCTCTATCGTTCACAGAGTCCTTTGACCATGTGTTGGTTGTTGGGTTTCACTTTCAAAGAggactaagtaaaaaaaaaacgttttttttaaagaggacgAAACAAACGCCTGCCTTACCTCCTTGTTGTGACTTCAGCACGCTTCTGGAATGAGGATTTGGAAGAATGTTCTGTCGGCGCGTCCTCGGATGAGCTACTCACACGTGCATGCGCACAGGTGACTTTGACAGCTCCTcctcagaaaaaagagaaaaaaaagagcaaagaatcTGCCACAAATCTTTGCGTTGAAGAAACCGAAGAACTGTGAGCGAAACATTTAGCTTGTGTCAGAAGTCATCAAAGATACAAAGCGTGTATGATTTGGCAAAGGATAAACATATCAACCCACCCCGAACTATAGGCCTGGGACTGAGGTCCGCCACAAGCTCACACAACTTCATAGTACATACATTTGTGGTCGGTCACTCAACCGCGCAGAAGAAATAAATATCCTCCGAACCCGATGGTCGACTTTTGTGCGCTGTCTGCTCTGCCGCTAGGGGGCGGCCGCGCGGGAGGGCGAGCAATGAGTGTGCTCCGATTACTCGGACGAAGAAGGCTTCCGCAGACAAATAACATGGCGGCGCCCGAGAGCGGCGAGCAAGCGAGCCAATTGGAATTGTATCCTTGGATTGCAGTGATGTTGAAGCGTCGAGAGTTCTCTTTGCAGTTTCAGCCAAACTAGCAATAAGGTTATCGCGTCTCCGACGTCTCTGGGCCTGATTCTCCGCGAGCGAGCTTGGCTTCTTTCCTGAGCGCTGACGTCGAGTCACTCGCACACGTttcttcattgacttcattgagaggtagaaagcagagggaagaatcccttgtcagctccttcacttcccggacgttgaagggatgctaccaagccgcggttgaaatgtcggaaaaaagtcggtaccgataccgcggtcggcagtttcacctttcagacattaaacactgcgtcaatacttctcttgaaactttcctctgactgggctgtgatacatgattcgggtaggcggttccagctattaactacacgggtagagagagtggcgtcaccatggatgcgtaacctcctcggtttgtatagcttcaaactgtgaccacgtgtcgaagtatcattaattaagatgaaatactccctcaggtcttcaccaagttcgcctcggagaatgcgccgggtatatatcagatctcctcggtgacgacggtaggccagagagaagagattcaactgttccagtcgatcttcgtaggaaagctggtgaagttttgcgactgttttcgtaccgcgacgttgaactcgctccagcatatcggattcgtacttggtcaatgggaatactgcaggcagttTCCTTGACCCTCCCCTTTTCTAGCTCGCTGCAAGTTCCCTTCCAGTCGGCGCGCCAGGCCGCTGTGGCTCTGCGCTCGCTGAGTCCCGACCGCGAGCCCCGGCGAGGAGGCGTCCGCAAGCGGCTGACGCTCGCCGGGAGTGTGCTCAGCGCGTGAGGAGCCGTCGCCCGCACGCCCACCCGCCAGTGACCTCTTGTGACCTTTTCAGGAAGTGGCGTGCAGAGCAAGCTCGCGTCCTTCGCGTATCCGTCAACTCCTTCCTGGAGCACCTCGGCCTGGTCTTGGAGACCATGCGTGCCTTTCCCGCCGACGTCGGACAGGATCCTCACAGCGTTCTTGGTCGTCCACCTTCGATGGACACGCGAGGGCCCGCCTTCATGGAAAACTTCAGCGAGCCGATGCTGCGTTCTTGATTTAAAGTTTTTAGCGTTAAGcatgtttatccttttttttcctaagttgATTTCATCGCGCGCTTGATTACTGGCGTCAGCTATTGCCCAAAATGTCGCCACGAGCTGCTGTAGACGCAAGGCAGCCAAGCCAGCGCTCCGTTGGTTTTGCTCTGACCATTGTGCTCGTCTGCGTTGGGGCAGGGTATTTTTGgttcttatttaaatgtttttcccctGATCTCACGTGTGCTTCATGTGTAAATGTacgtatcattttgctttgaataaaaacagaagtcgcctgcctttttctttttttttctggtttgcttCCTTTGTTCAGTTTGTGTCAAAGTACAAATGAAATCGCAGGGGTGTGACGGACCTGCCGAACCGCAAAAGGTGACACCTGGCTTCACTTGAAGTGTCCTGCCGTTTCTTCCTTGGGTCCTTCCCCGTTTCCTTCCGTCCTGGATCAAAAGTCGTCGTCGTTGCAAATGTCCAAGTAGACGTCAAAGGCTTCTCGGTTGCAGTTTCCGTCGGGCGTGAAGACGTACTTGTGGAAGGTGCCGTCCACGCAGATGGCTGCCATAGAGAGCAAAGGAAATGTTAGAGGCAAAATGTGGCCGGTGCGCAGCAAATGACGACCCCTCCCTCGGACCGATGACGGAGTTGACGTTCTTGGATGTGTTCTTCCCGAAGGCGCAGATGCAGGCGCACTCGGCGGGCACGGTGAAGCTGGCCAGCGACCACTGGCTGTCCACGTACTGGCCGATGACGGGGCCCACCTTGCCCACGCGCGCCAACCTGGCAGGCGCACACGCACGTTGAAGAGGGAGTGGGCGAGGGAGCGGGGCGGCGGCCTTACGCGGAGCGGCGGTCTTACGCGGAGCGGCGGTTAAGTTTGGTGTCTTTCAGGGCGAAGATGTGGACCGTCCCTTTGTCACTGGATGCGCACAAGAAGGACGAGTCGTGACTGAAGTTGAGGCTGTGCAGGTGCGGGGAGGGGACATGGTCAGCGGTGAGCAAaccgacaattaaaaaaaataataataataagggggGGGCACGCTTACCAGTAGAGCGTGGCGGGGTCGGTGCCTCGCCGCAGCTCCACCAGTTTGTCGCGGCTGCTGGTGTCAAAGAGGCGTATGAGCGTCCCCTTGCGAGAGGCCGAGGCGGCCACGCTTCCCGGCTGGTTGAGCGCCAGGCAGGCGATCTCGCTCTGGTGCGCGTTGATGGTGAACGGCACCGACGACGTCCCGGGCTTGCTGTTGGACAGGTCCTGGAGGGCGGGAGCGGACTAATGACGGCGACGCAGGCTCTCCCGCGTACGCTTGGAAGTGTGAGGGGCAATTTACCGCCAGCTGCAGACTTCCGCATTTGTGTCCCGGGAAAACCAGCAGCTGCTTGTCCAGACTCGGACACAAGTCGCACAGACCTGGTGGAAAAGCAGACGCTAATAAAAGGAAGCCGCGCGACTGACTGGCCGAGCGCTCGCTGgctcactcgctcacctttGGGGTTGTCGCGCGTATCAAACTCAAAGAGCTTGAGCGGCTTGTCGGGAAAGCTGTACACATAGATCCTGTTCTTCAACACCATGACGATCCTGGGAGGAGGCAGCCCGccaatttgtttgctttcaacGTTTGCGCTCCTCTCGGCCAGTTTAGCGAGCCGCCGCCACTCACTTGTCGTGTCGCATCCGGACCGCCAGCACCGGCTTGGTGAAGGTGAACTCCAGGACCAGCTTGTCTTTGGCGTCTCGGGAATCGCACGCGTCATCCCAGATCAGCACTGAAAAGTCACACCGGTTGGCTTCATGGTCGTGCTCGCCCAATTCAAAAGGCACCCACCGGATATCTCAGAGAACTTGGGGCTGACTCCGCCCCCGACCACGGCCAGCAGGTTGGAGCGATGCAGCATGGAGCACGACGCCACGCTGCCCACCTGCTCGTGATCTGCAAAGCAGACGGCGGGCCACGTTAGCAGGCGCCCGGCCAGCGCCGAGCAGCAAGACGCTCACCCAAGTGGCCCTTCTCCATCAAAGGCTCCACATTGTAAATGCGCACACCAGACTCCATGGAGCAGCAGAAAACACCTAAAAGCAAAGCAACGACTGTCACATCTCCAATCCGGTCATGCATTTTCAACATGGCGTGTGGCGTTCAGGACTCTCGGCCTAAATTGTCAGTCTGTGGGAATGGCCCGTTGTCTACTTGGTTTCCAGTCCTTGCCCAAAGACAGCCGGGCTAGGCTACAGCGATACCTGTTCTGCGGATGGACGAGTAGGGGGCACACTGCAAACGATTTTGGAGCGATCTGGCAAAAAATGCCCGTCGCatgttgatcaaattttctttgaaacattgctcgtgcctgcaaagactggctggaagcgcgttacgatttatagaccagaaatagacgtctaaaataggttgatttttagatctaaaataggttgatatataagacctaaaatagacgcctaaattaggttgatttatagacccttaagttgatttatagacctaaagtagacgcttaaaataggtttatttttaatctaaaataggttgatatatagacctaaaatagacgatttatagaccagaaatagacgtctaaaataggttgatttttagatctaaaataggttgatatatagacctaaaatagacgcctaaattaggttgatttatagacccttaggttgatttatagac harbors:
- the LOC133148472 gene encoding EKC/KEOPS complex subunit LAGE3-like: MSVLRLLGRRRLPQTNNMAAPESGEQASQLEFSLQVPFQSARQAAVALRSLSPDREPRRGGVRKRLTLAGSVLSAKWRAEQARVLRVSVNSFLEHLGLVLETMRAFPADVGQDPHSVLGRPPSMDTRGPAFMENFSEPMLRS
- the LOC133148471 gene encoding WD repeat domain phosphoinositide-interacting protein 4-like → MESGVRIYNVEPLMEKGHLDHEQVGSVASCSMLHRSNLLAVVGGGVSPKFSEISVLIWDDACDSRDAKDKLVLEFTFTKPVLAVRMRHDKIVMVLKNRIYVYSFPDKPLKLFEFDTRDNPKGLCDLCPSLDKQLLVFPGHKCGSLQLADLSNSKPGTSSVPFTINAHQSEIACLALNQPGSVAASASRKGTLIRLFDTSSRDKLVELRRGTDPATLYCLNFSHDSSFLCASSDKGTVHIFALKDTKLNRRSALARVGKVGPVIGQYVDSQWSLASFTVPAECACICAFGKNTSKNVNSVIAICVDGTFHKYVFTPDGNCNREAFDVYLDICNDDDF